The Glycine max cultivar Williams 82 chromosome 17, Glycine_max_v4.0, whole genome shotgun sequence genome contains the following window.
ATGTTGTCCCATGACATAGGCCATAGCCCTACCAGTTGATAAGATGGGCCAAGCATATCCATCCATATAACATGGAGGATCCAAGAACAACAAACAAGAAACTCAACCATGCATTCGGCTATCCTATGTCTCAGACAACCCCTCATTTTTATTTACAGAAGCAGCAACAATGTAAAATGGGAACGGCCATGGTGGGGACCGAATCTAATCCGCCAAAATTAGCTAGCAATTGTCTCTACATGTACCAAACATAACCCAGAAAAAACACCTCCCAATTAAATAAATCCAAACACCTTCTACCCCCTAACCAAATATCCCTTCTATCCCTACAAAACTGCTGGCTGCTTTTTAGCTCTCTCTGAAACAGCCTAAAAAacagattaattttttaagaaaggaACATTTGTCAATCACAAGAATTGCATTTACAATCAATTTCCCTCAATCAAGCTCTTCAATCTATTACGGGCCTCTTCAGACAAACTGCAAGCTTTGAATCTTCTCCTTTGGGGTGGACATGATTCAACAATGCTTTCAATGGGCGACAAGCATACAACAATTACAGTGAGATTATCTGATGTATTTAGGCGCAATGCTTCCTTGACTAGCTCTCCGGCACATTGCTGTGGGTCATCATGCCTTCTTAATCCTCGGCGAACAAGACTAACTGCAACTTGGCTAGACATTACATCCCAAATCCCATCACACCCAATGATCAAGAACTCATCACCCTCAGTCAATGTAACCAGCCGAACATCTGGCTCAGCAATAAGAGGGGATGCAGCACCAAGTGGAAATTTCAAGTCCCAATCCCCAAGGGCTCGAGTTACTGAAAGATAACCATTGAGATATCCATCATCAATGAACCCACCTAACTCCTCCACCCTCCTCTTCTCTGGTAGATAACTTGGCCTGTGATCATTAGACATCTCAACAGCCACACCTCTCCGGCAAAGAACTGCTCGGCAGTCACCAGCATTAGCAACAAGCAAATGCCTTCCAAGCACAAGGGCAGTCAATGCAGTAGTCCCACAAGAACTACCAACAGTTTGTTCATCAGCCAAGGCAAGATCTGCCCGTAGAAAAGCTCTCCGATGGGAATCCTCCAATTTCTGTAGAAAAAACGCATCAGCATCATACGACTGCAGCATGTCTGCATCTTCAAAAAACAACCTCATAGCATTCCTCTTAACAAAGGCTGCTGCATCAGGCCCCCCATGGCCATCAAAAACTGCATAAAATGCACTCGGTATCGGACACTTGAACACAAATCCAAGATGAGCTCCCAGATCATCAATACAAATGTGTTCATCATCCATAGAAACGCGCGGTCCAATCTCGGCATAGCTACCAGAACGCACATTTGGGAAAAAATTCATCGCAGGGGCCTCCAAAATGGAATCTTTAATGATCTCAGAGCAACTCACTGCCTGAtacatatttaacaaaaaagtcAGCACAACAAGAACAAATCGATCAACTCTGAagtgttaaagaaaaaacaaacagaaaaaaCATGAACCTGATCATCATCAAACTAAGATCATAAAGCCTACCAGCACGAAATTACTAAGATCATAGCACGctattttaactaatttcatCTGATGAATAAATTTCATCAAAATTCCACCCTCCACTTTGTTGTGCGTTGGAGGAGAGGTGATAATATACAATACATGGTAAGCAGCCTAGGTTAAAGgtaattaatgaataaataaaacaccCAATTCCAAATTCTACTTCCAAAATTCAGATTCATAAACTCAGCAACCACTAGGGGAGTATTGGATCTTCCCCACATTTATCAATCAATGAAACATAACCAAATCCACAGACCCGATTCAGATTTGACAAAAAAACTAACCTAAAAGGATTGAAAACTAATTCGTTC
Protein-coding sequences here:
- the LOC100775577 gene encoding probable protein phosphatase 2C 47 — encoded protein: MVAEAEIICQQNIPMLDVKYHICVAQEHNVKVEVSPKSPSPPVPIFGQAVSCSEIIKDSILEAPAMNFFPNVRSGSYAEIGPRVSMDDEHICIDDLGAHLGFVFKCPIPSAFYAVFDGHGGPDAAAFVKRNAMRLFFEDADMLQSYDADAFFLQKLEDSHRRAFLRADLALADEQTVGSSCGTTALTALVLGRHLLVANAGDCRAVLCRRGVAVEMSNDHRPSYLPEKRRVEELGGFIDDGYLNGYLSVTRALGDWDLKFPLGAASPLIAEPDVRLVTLTEGDEFLIIGCDGIWDVMSSQVAVSLVRRGLRRHDDPQQCAGELVKEALRLNTSDNLTVIVVCLSPIESIVESCPPQRRRFKACSLSEEARNRLKSLIEGN